The Microbulbifer sp. TB1203 nucleotide sequence TAAAGGCCTCAAACAGCAGAAAATTTTCCGGGAATGAGGAATTAAGTGCCAAAAAGGGCTTATCAAATGTTTCAATATTATTTATAGTATTGTAACAATGAAGATATAAAAGGTGGGCCGGGCTTACGTTTCCCGGACCTCGAACGTCGGTCCGGTTTGCGGATCCGGCGTTTTTTACCACCGAATCTGTTATCGATAACAATAATTTGAACGGTTTGAGCCGATACCGGAGCGCGACAGCCCCGCCGGAGCTGCCGGATGAGAGGAGCCATTCATGACCAAACCAGGCATTCCAGACAAGTCCGCACAGGGCACCCTGCCACATAATTCCAGTGGAAGACATTGGGCGTTGGGGCGGGTGGTGCGAGCCGTGGCAGCGCCTTTCGCGCTCCTGGTATGCAGCTGGGGCATGCCCGCGCTGGCGCAGGAGGAATTGATTGTCTACCCGCCTCCGGCGCCGCCGGTTTTCTATTCACACCTCAACGATGATTTCACCGTGCGGGTACGCAAACCCGGCGGGACCTGGCAAGACCTGTATGAATACAATGTGATGGTCGACCTGGACAAGCCGCAGGCCGCGACCATGGTCCGCTTCGATATGGACGGACCGGTAGAGGTGTCCGTACGCAAGAACAACGGCGACTTTCGCAATGTGCGGGTGCGGCCGTTGGCGGCGGGCATCAAGGCGAAGATCGGCCGTTTCGGCCACACCGCCACGTTTACCATTGATCGGCCGCGCAAGTTGTCCGTCGAATTCGACGGCGACCGGCTCCACAATCTCCATGTCATCGCCAACCCCATCGAGACGCAAAGGCCCGATCCGGAGAGCCCGGACATTATCTGGTTCGGCCCCGGTGTGCACGAACCGCCCGAAAATGAAAAGGGGTTTCGTATCCCTTCGAATAAAACCGTCTATCTGGAAGCCGGTGCCCTGTTGCGTGGGCCCATAGTTCTCGACCGGGTGGAAAATGTGAAGGTCCTGGGCAGGGGCATGCTCGACAAGCCGCAGCGAGGATTCGAGGTTACTTTTTCCAAGAATATCGTCATCGATGGGCCGACGGTGCTGAACCCCAAACATTACACGGTGTTCTGTGGCCAGTCTTCGGAGCTTGTCATTCGCAACCTGAAAACCTTCAGTGCCGATAAATGGTCCGATGGCCTGGATTTCATGAGCTGCTCCGATGTGGAGGTGGACGATGTCTTTCTGCGCACCTCGGACGACAGCATCGCCATCTATGGACACCGCTGGGATT carries:
- a CDS encoding glycosyl hydrolase family 28 protein codes for the protein MTKPGIPDKSAQGTLPHNSSGRHWALGRVVRAVAAPFALLVCSWGMPALAQEELIVYPPPAPPVFYSHLNDDFTVRVRKPGGTWQDLYEYNVMVDLDKPQAATMVRFDMDGPVEVSVRKNNGDFRNVRVRPLAAGIKAKIGRFGHTATFTIDRPRKLSVEFDGDRLHNLHVIANPIETQRPDPESPDIIWFGPGVHEPPENEKGFRIPSNKTVYLEAGALLRGPIVLDRVENVKVLGRGMLDKPQRGFEVTFSKNIVIDGPTVLNPKHYTVFCGQSSELVIRNLKTFSADKWSDGLDFMSCSDVEVDDVFLRTSDDSIAIYGHRWDYYGDVRNFRVTNSVLWADVAHPINIGIHGNAEEGSEGELIENLLFQNIDILEHDEDDLTAQGTMAINVSDRNLARNVLFDTIRVEDFQEGQLLTLGVVFSEKYSAAPGRGVENVTFRNISYNGPNIKASVLAGYDEERAIRGVLFENLQINGRKVRNADEANLDIRGHVSGVEFR